From Xiphophorus hellerii strain 12219 chromosome 20, Xiphophorus_hellerii-4.1, whole genome shotgun sequence, the proteins below share one genomic window:
- the eif4ba gene encoding eukaryotic translation initiation factor 4Ba isoform X3 has protein sequence MAASAKKKNKKGKTLTLNDFLAEDGGGGTPAPSYPSKSTSWADETDDLDGDVATSWHTEEDTYRAPPIDRSILPTAPRSAREPNIDRARLPRSPPYTAFLGNLPYDVTEDSIKDFFRGLAISAVRLPREPSNPERLKGFGYAEFDDLESLLQALSLNEENLGNRRIRVDIADQSNDKERDSGSMGGRDRGGRMADMGPDKTDSDWRARPSADNDDGPPRRDDAFGERSRDRYESDRYREGSRRDDRYDGGRDRYRDRYDDRDRRDRYDDRDRRDYDRGGFDSRGGGGRRAFGSSFRRDYEDGRGSNDRYGDRDRYGDRDDRYDRRDDRREERAPQQRPKLQLKPRSVPKEEEGNSSGGTSPAAPPSSGGRSSSIFGGAKPVDTAAKEREVEERLKKEEERLQRQLEVDKSRVPERKMRDRDPSWRNEETQSERSRTESESSQPGSTSGRGSRCLDGERSGENEVFSGREGNSSPGSSPRPTSTGSSKEPLKVMPAPPPKENAWAKRSAVSTGSNEGEGRPPVSPVSPSGSAPPKFSSPSSGDERGPGKDENKADGMRRDRGAPRTRGGPAGPGAGRGRGEVPNKDRKKEADRKDNKRDSRPPPEPKKYEETPTPKFSSASKYAALLMDGDQGDDTEDVE, from the exons ATGGCGGCGTCAG CTAAGAAGAAGAATAAGAAGGGAAAGACCCTCACTCTGAATGACTTCCTGGCAGAAGACGGTGGAGGCGGTACTCCTGCTCCTAGCTACCCATCCAAGTCCACGAGCTGGGCTGATGAGACCGACGACCTGGACGGAGATG TTGCCACATCTTGGCACACTGAGGAGGATACGTACCGGGCCCCACCCATTGACCGGTCCATCCTGCCCACGGCTCCTCGCTCGGCACGTGAGCCCAACATCGACCGCGCCAGGCTGCCTCGCAGCCCACCGTACACCGCCTTCCTGGGAAACCTGCCCTACGACGTCACAGAGGACTCGATAAAAGACTTCTTTCGTGGCTTGGCG ATCAGCGCAGTACGTCTGCCTCGAGAGCCCAGTAACCCAGAGAGGCTGAAAGGTTTTGGATATGCTGAGTTTGATGACCTGGAGTCCCTCCTGCAGGCCCTCAGTCTGAATGAAGAG AACTTGGGGAACCGGAGGATTCGTGTCGACATTGCAGACCAGTCAAATGATAAAG AACGAGACAGTGGATCCATGGGAGGCAGAGACAGGGGTGGACGAATGGCAGACATGGGTCCCGACAAGACAGACAGCGACTGGAGAGCTAGGCCAAGTGCCGACAACGATGATGGACCCCCACGGAGGGATGATGCTTTTGGCGAAA GATCACGGGACCGGTATGAGTCAGACCGTTACAGAGAGGGGTCACGACGGGACGATCGTTATGATGGAGGAAGAGACCGCTATCGTGATCGCTATGACGACAGAGACCGCAGGGACCGCTATGACGACAGGGACCGCAGAGACTATGATAGAGGAG GCTTCGACTCCCGTGGTGGAGGAGGTCGTCGTGCCTTTGGAAGCAGCTTCCGTCGAGATTATGAAGATGGTCGAGGTAGCAATGATCGTTACGGCGACAGGGATCGTTATGGCGACCGGGATGACCGGTACGATAGACGAGATGACAGGCGCGAGGAGAGAG CTCCTCAGCAAAGACCTAAGTTACAACTGAAGCCCCGCAGCGTACCGAAAGAGGAGGAGGGTAACAGCAGCGGAGGCACATCCCCCGCTGCCCCTCCGAGCTCTGGAGGCAGGTCCTCATCCATATTCGGTGGGGCAAAACCAGTTGACACGGCAGCCAAGGAGAGGGAGGTGGAAGAGAGGctgaaaaaagaagaggagaggCTGCAAAGACAACTAGAGGTGGACAAAAGCCGAGTACCTGaaaggaagatgagagacag ggACCCCAGCTGGCGCAACGAGGAAACTCAATCTGAGCGATCTCGCACAGAAAGTGAGTCTTCGCAGCCAGGAAGCACCTCTGGGAGAG GGTCGAGGTGTCTAGATGGCGAGCGCTCTGGGGAGAATGAGGTTTTCTCTGGGAGAGAAGGAAACTCCTCCCCCGGTTCCTCGCCGCGGCCGACCTCCACCGGCTCCTCAAAGGAGCCGCTGAAAGTGATGCCGGCCCCTCCTCCCAAGGAGAACGCTTGGGCCAAAAGAAGTGCTGTGAGCACAGGCTCCAACGAGGGAGAAGGTCGGCCCCCGGTCTCTCCCGTCTCTCCGAGCGGTTCGGCTCCCCCAAAGTTCAG CTCGCCAAGTTCTGGAGATGAAAGAGGGCCTGGAAAAG ATGAGAACAAGGCTGATGGTATGCGTCGGGACCGAGGGGCCCCACGGACACGAGGGGGGCCTGCAGGGCCTGGAGCTGGGCGGGGCCGAGGAGAGGTGCccaacaaagacagaaaaaaggaggCAGACAG AAAGGACAACAAAAGAGACTCCAGACCTCCTCCAGAGCCAAAGAAATACGAGGAAACCCCAACCCCC AAGTTCAGCTCAGCCAGCAAATACGCCGCTTTGCTAATGGACGGAGACCAAGGAGACGACACCGAGGACGTCGAGTAG
- the eif4ba gene encoding eukaryotic translation initiation factor 4Ba isoform X4: MKATTGVLILPTKKKNKKGKTLTLNDFLAEDGGGGTPAPSYPSKSTSWADETDDLDGDVATSWHTEEDTYRAPPIDRSILPTAPRSAREPNIDRARLPRSPPYTAFLGNLPYDVTEDSIKDFFRGLAISAVRLPREPSNPERLKGFGYAEFDDLESLLQALSLNEENLGNRRIRVDIADQSNDKERDSGSMGGRDRGGRMADMGPDKTDSDWRARPSADNDDGPPRRDDAFGERSRDRYESDRYREGSRRDDRYDGGRDRYRDRYDDRDRRDRYDDRDRRDYDRGGFDSRGGGGRRAFGSSFRRDYEDGRGSNDRYGDRDRYGDRDDRYDRRDDRREERAPQQRPKLQLKPRSVPKEEEGNSSGGTSPAAPPSSGGRSSSIFGGAKPVDTAAKEREVEERLKKEEERLQRQLEVDKSRVPERKMRDRDPSWRNEETQSERSRTESESSQPGSTSGRGSRCLDGERSGENEVFSGREGNSSPGSSPRPTSTGSSKEPLKVMPAPPPKENAWAKRSAVSTGSNEGEGRPPVSPVSPSGSAPPKFSSPSSGDERGPGKERTTKETPDLLQSQRNTRKPQPPSSAQPANTPLC; the protein is encoded by the exons ATGAAGGCAACAACTGGTGTGCTTATACTTCCCA CTAAGAAGAAGAATAAGAAGGGAAAGACCCTCACTCTGAATGACTTCCTGGCAGAAGACGGTGGAGGCGGTACTCCTGCTCCTAGCTACCCATCCAAGTCCACGAGCTGGGCTGATGAGACCGACGACCTGGACGGAGATG TTGCCACATCTTGGCACACTGAGGAGGATACGTACCGGGCCCCACCCATTGACCGGTCCATCCTGCCCACGGCTCCTCGCTCGGCACGTGAGCCCAACATCGACCGCGCCAGGCTGCCTCGCAGCCCACCGTACACCGCCTTCCTGGGAAACCTGCCCTACGACGTCACAGAGGACTCGATAAAAGACTTCTTTCGTGGCTTGGCG ATCAGCGCAGTACGTCTGCCTCGAGAGCCCAGTAACCCAGAGAGGCTGAAAGGTTTTGGATATGCTGAGTTTGATGACCTGGAGTCCCTCCTGCAGGCCCTCAGTCTGAATGAAGAG AACTTGGGGAACCGGAGGATTCGTGTCGACATTGCAGACCAGTCAAATGATAAAG AACGAGACAGTGGATCCATGGGAGGCAGAGACAGGGGTGGACGAATGGCAGACATGGGTCCCGACAAGACAGACAGCGACTGGAGAGCTAGGCCAAGTGCCGACAACGATGATGGACCCCCACGGAGGGATGATGCTTTTGGCGAAA GATCACGGGACCGGTATGAGTCAGACCGTTACAGAGAGGGGTCACGACGGGACGATCGTTATGATGGAGGAAGAGACCGCTATCGTGATCGCTATGACGACAGAGACCGCAGGGACCGCTATGACGACAGGGACCGCAGAGACTATGATAGAGGAG GCTTCGACTCCCGTGGTGGAGGAGGTCGTCGTGCCTTTGGAAGCAGCTTCCGTCGAGATTATGAAGATGGTCGAGGTAGCAATGATCGTTACGGCGACAGGGATCGTTATGGCGACCGGGATGACCGGTACGATAGACGAGATGACAGGCGCGAGGAGAGAG CTCCTCAGCAAAGACCTAAGTTACAACTGAAGCCCCGCAGCGTACCGAAAGAGGAGGAGGGTAACAGCAGCGGAGGCACATCCCCCGCTGCCCCTCCGAGCTCTGGAGGCAGGTCCTCATCCATATTCGGTGGGGCAAAACCAGTTGACACGGCAGCCAAGGAGAGGGAGGTGGAAGAGAGGctgaaaaaagaagaggagaggCTGCAAAGACAACTAGAGGTGGACAAAAGCCGAGTACCTGaaaggaagatgagagacag ggACCCCAGCTGGCGCAACGAGGAAACTCAATCTGAGCGATCTCGCACAGAAAGTGAGTCTTCGCAGCCAGGAAGCACCTCTGGGAGAG GGTCGAGGTGTCTAGATGGCGAGCGCTCTGGGGAGAATGAGGTTTTCTCTGGGAGAGAAGGAAACTCCTCCCCCGGTTCCTCGCCGCGGCCGACCTCCACCGGCTCCTCAAAGGAGCCGCTGAAAGTGATGCCGGCCCCTCCTCCCAAGGAGAACGCTTGGGCCAAAAGAAGTGCTGTGAGCACAGGCTCCAACGAGGGAGAAGGTCGGCCCCCGGTCTCTCCCGTCTCTCCGAGCGGTTCGGCTCCCCCAAAGTTCAG CTCGCCAAGTTCTGGAGATGAAAGAGGGCCTGGAAAAG AAAGGACAACAAAAGAGACTCCAGACCTCCTCCAGAGCCAAAGAAATACGAGGAAACCCCAACCCCC AAGTTCAGCTCAGCCAGCAAATACGCCGCTTTGCTAA
- the eif4ba gene encoding eukaryotic translation initiation factor 4Ba isoform X2, giving the protein MKATTAKKKNKKGKTLTLNDFLAEDGGGGTPAPSYPSKSTSWADETDDLDGDVATSWHTEEDTYRAPPIDRSILPTAPRSAREPNIDRARLPRSPPYTAFLGNLPYDVTEDSIKDFFRGLAISAVRLPREPSNPERLKGFGYAEFDDLESLLQALSLNEENLGNRRIRVDIADQSNDKERDSGSMGGRDRGGRMADMGPDKTDSDWRARPSADNDDGPPRRDDAFGERSRDRYESDRYREGSRRDDRYDGGRDRYRDRYDDRDRRDRYDDRDRRDYDRGGFDSRGGGGRRAFGSSFRRDYEDGRGSNDRYGDRDRYGDRDDRYDRRDDRREERAPQQRPKLQLKPRSVPKEEEGNSSGGTSPAAPPSSGGRSSSIFGGAKPVDTAAKEREVEERLKKEEERLQRQLEVDKSRVPERKMRDRDPSWRNEETQSERSRTESESSQPGSTSGRGSRCLDGERSGENEVFSGREGNSSPGSSPRPTSTGSSKEPLKVMPAPPPKENAWAKRSAVSTGSNEGEGRPPVSPVSPSGSAPPKFSSPSSGDERGPGKDENKADGMRRDRGAPRTRGGPAGPGAGRGRGEVPNKDRKKEADRKDNKRDSRPPPEPKKYEETPTPKFSSASKYAALLMDGDQGDDTEDVE; this is encoded by the exons ATGAAGGCAACAACTG CTAAGAAGAAGAATAAGAAGGGAAAGACCCTCACTCTGAATGACTTCCTGGCAGAAGACGGTGGAGGCGGTACTCCTGCTCCTAGCTACCCATCCAAGTCCACGAGCTGGGCTGATGAGACCGACGACCTGGACGGAGATG TTGCCACATCTTGGCACACTGAGGAGGATACGTACCGGGCCCCACCCATTGACCGGTCCATCCTGCCCACGGCTCCTCGCTCGGCACGTGAGCCCAACATCGACCGCGCCAGGCTGCCTCGCAGCCCACCGTACACCGCCTTCCTGGGAAACCTGCCCTACGACGTCACAGAGGACTCGATAAAAGACTTCTTTCGTGGCTTGGCG ATCAGCGCAGTACGTCTGCCTCGAGAGCCCAGTAACCCAGAGAGGCTGAAAGGTTTTGGATATGCTGAGTTTGATGACCTGGAGTCCCTCCTGCAGGCCCTCAGTCTGAATGAAGAG AACTTGGGGAACCGGAGGATTCGTGTCGACATTGCAGACCAGTCAAATGATAAAG AACGAGACAGTGGATCCATGGGAGGCAGAGACAGGGGTGGACGAATGGCAGACATGGGTCCCGACAAGACAGACAGCGACTGGAGAGCTAGGCCAAGTGCCGACAACGATGATGGACCCCCACGGAGGGATGATGCTTTTGGCGAAA GATCACGGGACCGGTATGAGTCAGACCGTTACAGAGAGGGGTCACGACGGGACGATCGTTATGATGGAGGAAGAGACCGCTATCGTGATCGCTATGACGACAGAGACCGCAGGGACCGCTATGACGACAGGGACCGCAGAGACTATGATAGAGGAG GCTTCGACTCCCGTGGTGGAGGAGGTCGTCGTGCCTTTGGAAGCAGCTTCCGTCGAGATTATGAAGATGGTCGAGGTAGCAATGATCGTTACGGCGACAGGGATCGTTATGGCGACCGGGATGACCGGTACGATAGACGAGATGACAGGCGCGAGGAGAGAG CTCCTCAGCAAAGACCTAAGTTACAACTGAAGCCCCGCAGCGTACCGAAAGAGGAGGAGGGTAACAGCAGCGGAGGCACATCCCCCGCTGCCCCTCCGAGCTCTGGAGGCAGGTCCTCATCCATATTCGGTGGGGCAAAACCAGTTGACACGGCAGCCAAGGAGAGGGAGGTGGAAGAGAGGctgaaaaaagaagaggagaggCTGCAAAGACAACTAGAGGTGGACAAAAGCCGAGTACCTGaaaggaagatgagagacag ggACCCCAGCTGGCGCAACGAGGAAACTCAATCTGAGCGATCTCGCACAGAAAGTGAGTCTTCGCAGCCAGGAAGCACCTCTGGGAGAG GGTCGAGGTGTCTAGATGGCGAGCGCTCTGGGGAGAATGAGGTTTTCTCTGGGAGAGAAGGAAACTCCTCCCCCGGTTCCTCGCCGCGGCCGACCTCCACCGGCTCCTCAAAGGAGCCGCTGAAAGTGATGCCGGCCCCTCCTCCCAAGGAGAACGCTTGGGCCAAAAGAAGTGCTGTGAGCACAGGCTCCAACGAGGGAGAAGGTCGGCCCCCGGTCTCTCCCGTCTCTCCGAGCGGTTCGGCTCCCCCAAAGTTCAG CTCGCCAAGTTCTGGAGATGAAAGAGGGCCTGGAAAAG ATGAGAACAAGGCTGATGGTATGCGTCGGGACCGAGGGGCCCCACGGACACGAGGGGGGCCTGCAGGGCCTGGAGCTGGGCGGGGCCGAGGAGAGGTGCccaacaaagacagaaaaaaggaggCAGACAG AAAGGACAACAAAAGAGACTCCAGACCTCCTCCAGAGCCAAAGAAATACGAGGAAACCCCAACCCCC AAGTTCAGCTCAGCCAGCAAATACGCCGCTTTGCTAATGGACGGAGACCAAGGAGACGACACCGAGGACGTCGAGTAG
- the LOC116710411 gene encoding uncharacterized protein LOC116710411 — translation MEASEKETEYTEDLPVNEEEEPPCSVRQKKPTEKMRAYQEEEAHKKEKRLIKVYNQWKRQVRMAREQLKGDITNSQIASLMDILEKERDGVINLYTEIREIITPCSDTRRLIDACEAVTNDIIRVAYERLSGIDDYDSGKVKARLRELLNPDYAQSIYSSSITYLSKRSDASNSNSARSVVAVKRAEAAAELAAKEAEYEVLLEEEKQRERIQLLEERQRKELESQKRELERLKAEKELKAARARLITYDHEIKSESSVHVDSTRAAQKASIVSAPIQVPKSNIVSTSPPQADVLYLAQALQDSVTMNRLPMPEPSTFTGDPIEFIEWKASFAALIDKRNISPADKLYYLKKYVGGSARQTLDGIFYRNDSDAYQDAWERLNQRYGHPFIVQKAYRERLAKWPKIQTNDSAGFRAFADFIQTCHEAMPHIEGLSILNDCEENQKLVQKLPNWAAARWNRQATQYMKENGKFPSLRHFTEFMSSEAEIVCNPITSFQALHSTDVTKTTSKVYQKEKRPTSSVLHTQVVTETESTKQRSNIKPPCMLCQDNGHKLHSCPQFKGKSLEERRKCIKDKRLCYGCLKPGHSAKDCRYRLACEINQ, via the exons ATGGAAGCATCTGAAAAGGAAACAGAGTACACAGAGGACCTACCTGTCAACGAGGAAGAGGAGCCTCCATGCTCTGTTCGTCAAAAGAAGCCCACAGAAAAAATGCGAGCATATCAGGAGGAGGAGGcccacaaaaaggaaaaacgtCTAATCAAAGTTTATAATCAATGGAAAAGGCAAGTACGTATGGCACGAGAGCAATTAAAAGGAGACATAACAAACAGTCAAATTGCTTCACTCATGGACAtcttagaaaaagaaagagatggcGTCATAAACTTATATACAGAAATAAGGGAAATCATTACTCCCTGTAGTGACACAAGGCGACTTATAGATGCATGCGAAGCAGTCACCAATGACATTATCAGAGTTGCATATGAAAGACTCTCAGGCATAGATGACTATGACAGTGGGAAAGTGAAGGCTCGTCTACGTGAACTTCTTAATCCAGACTATGCTCAATCCATTTACAGTTCTTCTATCACATACTTAAGTAAACGCTCAGACGCCAGTAATTCAAACTCTGCAAGGTCAGTAGTAGCTGTAAAGAGAGCAGAGGCTGCAGCTGAGTTGGCAGCCAAGGAGGCAGAGTATGAAGTGttattagaagaagaaaaacaaagagaaaggaTTCAACTTTTGGAGGAAAGACAGAGAAAGGAGCTAGAATCTCAAAAACGTGAATTAGAGagattaaaagctgaaaaagagtTAAAGGCTGCTCGAGCTAGATTAATAACTTATGACCATGAGATAAAGAGTGAGAGCAGTGTTCATGTTGACAGTACCAGAGCAGCTCAGAAGGCTTCCATAGTTTCTGCTCCCATTCAAGTCCCTAAAAGCAACATTGTGTCCACCTCACCTCCACAAGCAGATGTTCTTTATTTAGCCCAAGCATTACAGGACAGTGTTACCATGAACAGACTGCCAATGCCCGAGCCTTCCACTTTCACAGGTGACCCAATAGAGTTCATCGAGTGGAAAGCTTCATTTGCTGCACTCATTGATAAAAGGAACATATCACCTGCAGACAAGCTGTACTACTTAAAGAAATATGTAGGGGGTTCAGCTCGACAAACACTTGATGGCATCTTCTACAGAAATGACAGTGATGCTTACCAGGATGCATGGGAACGCCTCAACCAAAGGTATGGACATCcatttattgtacaaaaagCGTACAGAGAAAGACTGGCAAAATGGCCAAAGATACAAACAAATGACTCTGCAGGATTTAGAGCATTTGCTGACTTCATTCAAACATGTCATGAAGCTATGCCACACATAGAAGGTTTAAGCATTCTCAATGATTGTGAGGAGAACCAAAAACTTGTTCAAAAATTACCTAACTGGGCAGCTGCAAGGTGGAATCGTCAGGCCACTCAGTACATGAAAGAAAATGGGAAGTTTCCAAGTTTAAGGCACTTTACTGAGTTCATGTCTTCTGAAGCTGAGATTGTGTGCAATCCCATCACGTCATTTCAGGCTCTCCACTCAACAGACGTCACCAAAACCACCAGTAAAGTttaccagaaagaaaaaaggcccACCTCCAGTGTTCTCCATACGCAAGTGGTAACAGAAACGGAAAGCACAAAACAAAGGTCAAATATTAAACCACCATGCATGCTCTGTCAAGACAACGGACACAAGCTTCACAGTTGTCCTCAGTTCAAAGGCAAATCACTTGAGGAACgaagaaaatgcataaaagatAAAAGACTTTGTTACGGTTGTCTCAAACCCGGACACAGCGCAAAGGACTGTCGTTACCGACTTGCATGTgaaat AAACCAATGA
- the LOC116710490 gene encoding uncharacterized protein LOC116710490, with translation MKRMQKIKYLRATGTTTEFCCVPLCPVSSRCNKFLSFFSFPADEELRKQWIVAIRRADLAIKAHTRVCSRHFKPEDIKEPEKEMGRRRLKKGAVPALFEWNNFSLPLPPLGVCETRKRPPPEDGEEEANPPANVCTKEHDYASAPDPAVVDLVLEENYALWEEIRQLREQAESLTLRQRFGIHRFASSDRDIRFFTRFASYDLLMRFWSMIEPALPSMVSIRQGQRGTAIDSSTQTLQPIDEFFLFLNYLALGSKQRDLADRYGVHLSTVSWIITAWTNFLFTMLGSIRIWIPEDQIHSNLPADFKDYPDTTVILDCIELRCQCPSSPILFCKMFSSYKSHCTLKGLIGIAPHGVVTFISGLYAGSISDKQITRESGLLSLLKPGMTVMVYRGLIIDDIVPCKVYRPAFFFGRSQMSAGEVRETPATARLGVHVETLIHRVKEHKLFDSEIPLGVLGIINQLYTVACLLTNYENGSLTKGSGKDA, from the exons ATGAAGAggatgcagaaaataaaatatctcaGAGCAACTGGCACAACAACCGAGTTTTGTTGCGTGCCATTGTGTCCGGTGAGTAGCAGGTGCAACAAATTCCTCAGTTTTTTCAGCTTCCCTGCTGATGAGGAGTTAAGGAAACAATGGATAGTGGCTATCCGGAGAGCTGACTTAGCCATCAAAGCTCACACTAGAGTTTGTAGCCGGCATTTCAAACCTGAGGACATAAAAGAGCCTGAGAAAGAAATGGGCAGACGGAGGTTAAAAAAGGGAGCTGTACCTGCTCTCTTTGAGTGGAATAATTTCTCCCTTCCACTCCCACCACTAGGGGTTTGTGAGACAAGGAAAAGACCACCACCAGAGGACGGTGAGGAGGAGGCTAACCCACCAGCCAATGTCTGTACTAAGGAACATGATTATGCCTCGGCTCCAGACCCTGCAGTTGTGGATTTGGTGTTGGAGGAAAATTATGCTCTCTGGGAGGAAATCCGCCAGCTACGGGAACAGGCCGAGAGCCTTACTCTGAGGCAGCGATTCGGCATTCACCGTTTCGCGTCATCGGACAGGGACATTAGATTCTTCACAAG gtttGCATCATATGACCTACTGATGCGTTTCTGGTCCATGATTGAGCCCGCTCTGCCATCCATGGTCAGTATTCGCCAAGGACAGAGAGGAACTGCAATCGACTCCTCAACCCAAACCCTGCAGCCCATTGATGAATTTTTCCTGTTCCTAAATTACCTGGCCCTTGGATCCAAGCAACGGGATCTTGCTGACCGTTATGGTGTCCATCTGTCCACGGTCAGCTGGATCATTACTGCATGGACCAACTTTCTATTCACAATGCTTGGCTCCATTAGGATCTGGATACCTGAGGACCAGATCCACAGCAATCTACCTGCCGACTTCAAGGACTACCCCGACACAACAGTTATTCTTGACTGTATTGAGCTGAGGTGCCAGTGCCCATCTTCCCCTATCCTCTTTTGTAAGATGTTTTCATCTTACAAATCACACTGCACTCTAAAGGGGCTGATAGGGATTGCACCACATGGGGTAGTGACCTTCATCTCAGGACTGTATGCAGGGTCCATCAGTGACAAGCAGATCACACGTGAATCTGGTCTCCTCTCCCTCTTAAAACCAGGGATGACTGTCATGGTATACAGAGGCTTAATTATTGACGACATTGTACCCTGCAAGGTTTACAGGCCAGCATTTTTCTTTGGCAGGTCTCAGATGTCTGCAGGGGAAGTTAGAGAGACCCCGGCCACAGCACGCCTTGGGGTGCATGTGGAGACCCTCATTCACAGAGTCAAAGAGCACAAGTTATTTGACTCTGAAATTCCCCTGGGTGTTCTTGGGATTATCAACCAGCTGTACACTGTTGCTTGTCTGCTCACAAATTATGAAAATGGGTCACTGACAAAAGGCTCGGGCAAAGATGCCTGA
- the eif4ba gene encoding eukaryotic translation initiation factor 4Ba isoform X1 — protein MKATTGVLILPTKKKNKKGKTLTLNDFLAEDGGGGTPAPSYPSKSTSWADETDDLDGDVATSWHTEEDTYRAPPIDRSILPTAPRSAREPNIDRARLPRSPPYTAFLGNLPYDVTEDSIKDFFRGLAISAVRLPREPSNPERLKGFGYAEFDDLESLLQALSLNEENLGNRRIRVDIADQSNDKERDSGSMGGRDRGGRMADMGPDKTDSDWRARPSADNDDGPPRRDDAFGERSRDRYESDRYREGSRRDDRYDGGRDRYRDRYDDRDRRDRYDDRDRRDYDRGGFDSRGGGGRRAFGSSFRRDYEDGRGSNDRYGDRDRYGDRDDRYDRRDDRREERAPQQRPKLQLKPRSVPKEEEGNSSGGTSPAAPPSSGGRSSSIFGGAKPVDTAAKEREVEERLKKEEERLQRQLEVDKSRVPERKMRDRDPSWRNEETQSERSRTESESSQPGSTSGRGSRCLDGERSGENEVFSGREGNSSPGSSPRPTSTGSSKEPLKVMPAPPPKENAWAKRSAVSTGSNEGEGRPPVSPVSPSGSAPPKFSSPSSGDERGPGKDENKADGMRRDRGAPRTRGGPAGPGAGRGRGEVPNKDRKKEADRKDNKRDSRPPPEPKKYEETPTPKFSSASKYAALLMDGDQGDDTEDVE, from the exons ATGAAGGCAACAACTGGTGTGCTTATACTTCCCA CTAAGAAGAAGAATAAGAAGGGAAAGACCCTCACTCTGAATGACTTCCTGGCAGAAGACGGTGGAGGCGGTACTCCTGCTCCTAGCTACCCATCCAAGTCCACGAGCTGGGCTGATGAGACCGACGACCTGGACGGAGATG TTGCCACATCTTGGCACACTGAGGAGGATACGTACCGGGCCCCACCCATTGACCGGTCCATCCTGCCCACGGCTCCTCGCTCGGCACGTGAGCCCAACATCGACCGCGCCAGGCTGCCTCGCAGCCCACCGTACACCGCCTTCCTGGGAAACCTGCCCTACGACGTCACAGAGGACTCGATAAAAGACTTCTTTCGTGGCTTGGCG ATCAGCGCAGTACGTCTGCCTCGAGAGCCCAGTAACCCAGAGAGGCTGAAAGGTTTTGGATATGCTGAGTTTGATGACCTGGAGTCCCTCCTGCAGGCCCTCAGTCTGAATGAAGAG AACTTGGGGAACCGGAGGATTCGTGTCGACATTGCAGACCAGTCAAATGATAAAG AACGAGACAGTGGATCCATGGGAGGCAGAGACAGGGGTGGACGAATGGCAGACATGGGTCCCGACAAGACAGACAGCGACTGGAGAGCTAGGCCAAGTGCCGACAACGATGATGGACCCCCACGGAGGGATGATGCTTTTGGCGAAA GATCACGGGACCGGTATGAGTCAGACCGTTACAGAGAGGGGTCACGACGGGACGATCGTTATGATGGAGGAAGAGACCGCTATCGTGATCGCTATGACGACAGAGACCGCAGGGACCGCTATGACGACAGGGACCGCAGAGACTATGATAGAGGAG GCTTCGACTCCCGTGGTGGAGGAGGTCGTCGTGCCTTTGGAAGCAGCTTCCGTCGAGATTATGAAGATGGTCGAGGTAGCAATGATCGTTACGGCGACAGGGATCGTTATGGCGACCGGGATGACCGGTACGATAGACGAGATGACAGGCGCGAGGAGAGAG CTCCTCAGCAAAGACCTAAGTTACAACTGAAGCCCCGCAGCGTACCGAAAGAGGAGGAGGGTAACAGCAGCGGAGGCACATCCCCCGCTGCCCCTCCGAGCTCTGGAGGCAGGTCCTCATCCATATTCGGTGGGGCAAAACCAGTTGACACGGCAGCCAAGGAGAGGGAGGTGGAAGAGAGGctgaaaaaagaagaggagaggCTGCAAAGACAACTAGAGGTGGACAAAAGCCGAGTACCTGaaaggaagatgagagacag ggACCCCAGCTGGCGCAACGAGGAAACTCAATCTGAGCGATCTCGCACAGAAAGTGAGTCTTCGCAGCCAGGAAGCACCTCTGGGAGAG GGTCGAGGTGTCTAGATGGCGAGCGCTCTGGGGAGAATGAGGTTTTCTCTGGGAGAGAAGGAAACTCCTCCCCCGGTTCCTCGCCGCGGCCGACCTCCACCGGCTCCTCAAAGGAGCCGCTGAAAGTGATGCCGGCCCCTCCTCCCAAGGAGAACGCTTGGGCCAAAAGAAGTGCTGTGAGCACAGGCTCCAACGAGGGAGAAGGTCGGCCCCCGGTCTCTCCCGTCTCTCCGAGCGGTTCGGCTCCCCCAAAGTTCAG CTCGCCAAGTTCTGGAGATGAAAGAGGGCCTGGAAAAG ATGAGAACAAGGCTGATGGTATGCGTCGGGACCGAGGGGCCCCACGGACACGAGGGGGGCCTGCAGGGCCTGGAGCTGGGCGGGGCCGAGGAGAGGTGCccaacaaagacagaaaaaaggaggCAGACAG AAAGGACAACAAAAGAGACTCCAGACCTCCTCCAGAGCCAAAGAAATACGAGGAAACCCCAACCCCC AAGTTCAGCTCAGCCAGCAAATACGCCGCTTTGCTAATGGACGGAGACCAAGGAGACGACACCGAGGACGTCGAGTAG